A DNA window from Methanobrevibacter wolinii SH contains the following coding sequences:
- a CDS encoding (deoxy)nucleoside triphosphate pyrophosphohydrolase: MKELHVVAAIIKKDNKILTTQRGYGEFKGQWEFPGGKIKENETKKEALIREIKEELNADIKIDKFIIDVEYQYPEFYLYMSCYLCTAKTNIELLEHMNAKWLNKDELDSVNWLPADIKVIEYLKKII, from the coding sequence ATGAAAGAATTACATGTAGTTGCTGCAATTATTAAAAAAGATAATAAAATACTTACAACACAAAGAGGTTATGGTGAATTTAAAGGTCAATGGGAATTTCCAGGTGGAAAAATAAAAGAAAATGAAACAAAAAAGGAAGCATTAATTCGTGAAATAAAAGAAGAATTAAATGCTGATATTAAGATTGATAAATTTATAATTGATGTTGAATATCAATATCCAGAATTTTATTTATATATGTCTTGTTACCTATGTACTGCTAAAACTAATATTGAGCTTTTAGAACATATGAATGCTAAATGGCTAAATAAAGATGAATTAGATAGTGTTAATTGGTTACCTGCAGATATTAAAGTAATTGAATATTTAAAAAAAATTATCTAA
- a CDS encoding TMEM175 family protein, translating into MEKKNNKINSNNFLDYIEDEELNKDIYELNLARKKVKKRLNELKTENKQESQNRYDEIKEKQKLIDHNLSENFNSNKKEKYNQKQIEFLNRNNGLIDRFKDIFSQNLNIDPGRLLALTDGIFGMVMTLLAFGIELPTTQIKTSQDIFNFIVSTLPTVGTVLVSFILVSTFWVYHHEVIKLKNMDTIYLWLNILYLASLSFIPFTTSLMGSYGQYFIIECVFIINIFIITILFTACVRYANNKNFLENTMDNSQKKYYQHTFLIISLLTIIVVLGNYFINSAFTYLLILTPFIFIITQLKYENNSNNNY; encoded by the coding sequence ATGGAAAAGAAAAATAATAAAATCAATTCAAATAATTTCCTAGATTATATTGAAGATGAAGAACTAAATAAAGATATCTATGAATTGAATCTTGCAAGAAAGAAAGTTAAAAAACGTCTAAATGAATTAAAAACAGAAAATAAACAAGAATCTCAAAATCGATATGATGAAATTAAAGAAAAACAAAAACTAATAGACCATAATCTTAGTGAAAACTTTAATTCAAATAAAAAAGAAAAATATAATCAGAAACAAATAGAATTTCTTAATAGAAATAATGGACTAATAGATAGATTTAAAGACATATTTAGTCAAAATCTTAATATAGATCCTGGAAGATTACTTGCACTTACTGATGGAATCTTTGGAATGGTTATGACTCTTCTTGCTTTTGGTATTGAATTACCTACTACCCAAATAAAAACATCACAAGACATATTTAATTTTATAGTTTCAACATTACCTACAGTAGGTACTGTTCTTGTTAGTTTTATTTTAGTAAGTACTTTTTGGGTATATCATCATGAAGTAATTAAATTAAAAAATATGGATACTATTTATCTATGGTTAAATATCCTATATCTTGCATCATTATCATTTATTCCATTTACTACATCTCTGATGGGTTCATATGGTCAATATTTTATTATTGAATGTGTATTTATAATTAATATATTTATTATTACAATATTATTTACTGCATGTGTACGTTATGCAAATAATAAGAATTTCCTTGAAAACACAATGGATAATAGTCAAAAAAAGTATTATCAACATACATTTCTTATAATAAGTCTATTAACAATTATTGTTGTTTTAGGTAATTACTTTATTAACTCAGCATTTACTTATTTATTAATATTAACACCATTTATTTTCATAATTACACAATTAAAATATGAAAATAATAGTAATAATAATTATTAA